The Acanthochromis polyacanthus isolate Apoly-LR-REF ecotype Palm Island chromosome 17, KAUST_Apoly_ChrSc, whole genome shotgun sequence genome has a window encoding:
- the pygma gene encoding glycogen phosphorylase, muscle form, with the protein MSKPLSDHDRRKQISVRGLAGIENVAELKQNFNRHLHFTVVKDRNVATKRDYYFALAHTVRERLIGRWIRTQQHYYEKDPKRVYYISLEFYMGRTLQNTMVNLALENACDEATYQLGLDMEELEDMEEDAGLGNGGLGRLAACFLDSMASLGLAAYGYGIRYEFGIFNQKIVNGWQVEEADDWLRYGNPWEKAHPEYMRPVHFYGRTEHHPDGVKWVDTQVVLALPYDTPVPGYRNNVVNTMRLWSAKAPCEFNLKDFNIGGYIQAVLDRNLAENISRVLYPNDNFFEGKELRLKQEYFVVSATLQDIIRRFKVSKFGSREIARTDFSKLPDKVAIQLNDTHPAMAIPELMRVLVDEEKLDWDKAWDICLRTCAYTNHTVLPEALERWPVDLFAHLLPRHLEIVYEINRRHLERVAAKYPGDVDRLRRMSLIEEGGQKRINMAHLCIVGSHAVNGVAQIHSDILKATVFKDFYEMEPHKFQNKTNGITPRRWLVMCNPGLAEVIAERIGEDFIRDLDQLQSLRDYVNDEAFIRDIAKVKQENKLKFAVHLEEHYKVKINPNSMFDIQVKRIHEYKRQLLNCLHIITYYNRIKKEPNKQWTPRTVMIGGKAAPGYHTAKMIIRLITAIGEVVNNDPVVGDRLKVIFLENYRVTLAEKAIPAADLSEQISTAGTEASGTGNMKFMLNGALTIGTMDGANVEMAEEAGEDNLFIFGMRVDDVDALDVKGYHAEEYYNHLPELKQAIDQIAGGFFSPKQPDLFKEIVNMLMHHDRFKVFADYEDYIKCQEKVNALYKDPKEWTKKVIYNIAGCGKFSSDRTIAQYAREIWGVEPTLEKLPAPDDNQ; encoded by the exons ATGTCTAAACCCTTGTCTGACCATGATAGAAGGAAACAGATCTCGGTGCGAGGCCTCGCCGGCATTGAAAACGTTGCAGAACTGAAGCAGAACTTCAACAGACACCTCCACTTTACGGTGGTCAAGGACAGAAATGTGGCAACCAAAAGGGATTACTACTTTGCTCTTGCCCACACAGTGCGGGAACGCTTGATTGGCAGGTGGATCAGAACCCAGCAGCACTACTATGAGAAGGATCCCAAA CGTGTTTACTACATCTCCCTCGAGTTCTACATGGGCCGCACCCTCCAGAACACCATGGTGAACCTCGCGCTGGAGAACGCCTGTGATGAGGCCACGTACCAG TTGGGTCTGGacatggaggagctggaggacatGGAGGAAGATGCTGGTTTGGGTAATGGTGGTCTGGGCCGCCTTGCCG CCTGTTTCTTGGACTCCATGGCTTCCCTGGGTCTGGCTGCCTATGGTTACGGCATTCGCTATGAATTCGGTATCTTCAATCAGAAAATCGTCAATGGCTGGCAG GTTGAAGAGGCTGATGATTGGCTGCGCTATGGCAACCCCTGGGAGAAAGCGCATCCTGAGTACATGCGTCCAGTCCACTTCTATGGCAGGACAGAGCATCACCCTGATGGTGTCAAATGGGTTGACACTCAG GTGGTGTTGGCTCTGCCATATGACACCCCTGTGCCTGGCTATAGGAACAACGTTGTCAACACCATGAGGCTGTGGTCTGCCAAGGCACCCTGCGAGTTCAACCTTAAAGACT TCAACATTGGTGGCTACATCCAGGCTGTTCTGGACAGAAACTTGGCTGAGAACATCTCCCGTGTGCTGTATCCCAACGATAAT TTCTTTGAAGGGAAGGAGCTCCGTCTGAAGCAGGAATACTTTGTGGTGTCTGCCACCCTGCAAGACATCATCCGTCGTTTCAAGGTCTCTAAGTTTGGCTCCAGGGAGATTGCTCGCACAGACTTCAGCAAACTGCCTGACAAG GTTGCCATCCAGCTGAATGACACTCACCCAGCCATGGCTATTCCCGAGCTGATGAGGGTTCTGGTTGATGAAGAGAAGCTGGATTGGGACAAG GCCTGGGACATCTGTTTGCGCACCTGTGCCTACACCAACCACACCGTCCTTCCTGAAGCTCTGGAGCGCTGGCCAGTCGACCTGTTTGCTCATCTGCTGCCCCGTCACCTGGAAATAGTCTATGAGATCAACCGCCGCCACCTGGAG AGAGTTGCTGCCAAGTATCCAGGTGACGTTGATCGTCTTCGCCGTATGTCCCTCATTGAGGAAGGTGGACAAAAGAGGATCAACATGGCCCATTTGTGCATTGTGGGCTCCCATGCTGTCAACGGCGTGGCCCAGATTCACTCTGACATCCTCAAAGCTACTGT TTTCAAGGACTTCTATGAAATGGAGCCACATAAGttccaaaacaaaaccaacGGCATTACTCCTCGCCGCTGGCTGGTTATGTGCAACCCCGGCCTGGCTGAGGTCATCGCAGAG agaATTGGTGAGGACTTCATTCGTGACCTTGACCAGCTTCAGAGTCTCCGCGACTATGTGAATGACGAGGCCTTCATTCGTGATATTGCCAAAGTGAAACAG GAAAACAAGCTGAAGTTCGCTGTGCACTTAGAGGAGCACTACAAGGTGAAGATCAACCCCAATTCCATGTTTGACATTCAAGTCAAGAGAATCCACGAGTACAAGAGACAGCTGCTCAACTGTCTGCACATCATCACCTATTACAACC GCATCAAGAAGGAGCCCAACAAGCAGTGGACTCCAAGAACTGTCATGATTGGAGGAAAG GCTGCTCCTGGATACCACACTGCCAAGATGATTATCCGTCTAATCACGGCTATTGGTGAGGTGGTCAACAATGATCCTGTGGTGGGAGACCGCCTTAAAGTCATCTTTTTGGAGAACTACAGAGTCACACTGGCAGAGAAAG CCATTCCCGCAGCTGACCTGTCAGAGCAGATTTCCACAGCTGGCACTGAGGCCTCCGGCACCGGCAACATGAAGTTCATGCTGAACGGCGCTCTGACCATCGGTACCATGGATGGAGCCAATGTCGAGATGGCCGAGGAGGCTGGTGAAGACAACCTCTTCATCTTCGGCATGAGGGTGGATGATGTTGATGCACTTGACGTGAAAGG ATACCACGCTGAAGAGTACTACAACCACCTGCCTGAGCTGAAACAGGCTATTGACCAGATTGCTGGAGGCTTCTTTAGCCCAAAGCAGCCTGACCTGTTTAAGGAAATTGTCAACATGCTGATGCATCATGACAG GTTTAAGGTCTTTGCTGACTATGAAGACTACATTAAATGCCAGGAGAAGGTCAACGCTCTTTACAAG GACCCCAAGGAATGGACCAAGAAGGTGATCTACAACATTGCTGGATGTGGCAAGTTCTCCAGTGATCGCACCATCGCCCAGTATGCTCGTGAGATCTGGGGCGTGGAGCCCACACTCGAGAAACTCCCTGCTCCCGATGACAATcaataa